One stretch of Juglans microcarpa x Juglans regia isolate MS1-56 chromosome 3D, Jm3101_v1.0, whole genome shotgun sequence DNA includes these proteins:
- the LOC121255763 gene encoding phytosulfokine receptor 1 has translation MGAQGFWLMIILLCFCFQSRLLNSQNMTCNPNDLSALEDFLKGLESVIEGWGTNSSDCCVWSGVTCQSSSSLSLNDPIDYNRVVKLELHSRRINGRLSESLGNLEQLRTLNLSLNFLRDSLPVSLFHLPNLEALDLSSNRFSGPIPASIDLPSIQSIDLSQNGLKGSIPAGICHNSTRIQVLNLAVNDFSGNLPPGLGNCSSLENLYLGTNYLTGGLSDDIYGLKRLKRLGVQDNKLSGQLSRGIGNLTNLLRLDISSNGFTGSIPDDFYDLTMLEDFVSHTNYFTGQIPPSLSNSSSLTLLNLRNNSLEGPINLNCPEMASLASLDLGSNRFTGPVPANLPSCRLLSNINLARNNFSGEIPESFKTFQSLSYLSLSNSSLSNLSSALSILQQCRNLTALVLTLNFHDEELPADPNLQFENLEVLIIANCRLTGSIPQWLSSCTKLRLLDLSWNRLGRAIPEWFGNFQYLFYLDLSNNSFTGEIPKDITSLESLMYGNISLEEPSPDFPFFLKRNVSARGLQYNQVSSFPPTLDLSHNNLSGTLWPEFGKLKRLHILDLKFNDLSGKIPSNLSGMRSLETLDLSHNNLTGIIPPELEKLSFLSKFNVASNHLSGEIPSGGQFQTFPNSSFEGNNFCGSSCHPSVEQGRPRLSQNSGTNRGPIIGIAIGVVSGTTFLFVLMIMIVLRATSRREIDPEREDADTNGKDLDDLGSRLVVLFQNMENNKELSLDDLLKSTNNFDQANIIGCGGFGLVYRATLPDGQKVAIKRLSGDCGQMDREFRAEVEALSRAQHPNLVHLQGYCMYKNDRLLIYSYMENGSLDYWLHEKLDGPSSLDWDTRLQIAQGAARGLSYLHQSCEPHILHRDIKSSNILLNGKFEAHLADFGLARLILPYDTHVTTDLVGTLGYIPPEYGQASVATYKGDVYSFGVVLLELLTGKRPMDMCKPKGSQDLISWVFQMKKENRQNEVFDPFIYDKQHDREMLWVLEIACLCLSGSPKVRPSTQQLVFWLDNININI, from the coding sequence ATGGGTGCTCAAGGTTTCTGGTTGATGATTATTCTTCTCTGCTTCTGCTTCCAATCCCGCCTTCTGAATTCCCAGAACATGACGTGCAATCCAAATGACCTGTCGGCGTTGGAGGATTTCTTGAAGGGTTTGGAATCGGTAATCGAGGGTTGGGGCACCAATTCTTCTGATTGCTGTGTTTGGTCAGGCGTCACTTGCCAATCTTCCTCCTCCCTCAGTTTGAACGACCCTATCGATTACAATAGAGTTGTTAAGTTGGAGCTCCACAGTAGAAGAATAAATGGTAGACTCTCTGAATCATTAGGCAACTTGGAACAGCTCCGAACACTCAATCTCTCGCTAAATTTCCTCCGAGACTCGCTTCCTGTTTCACTGTTTCATTTGCCGAATTTAGAGGCCCTGGACTTGAGCTCTAACAGATTTTCAGGGCCGATTCCAGCAAGCATTGATTTACCTTCAATCCAGTCCATCGACTTATCTCAGAACGGCTTGAAAGGTTCTATTCCCGCTGGCATCTGCCATAATTCAACGCGAATTCAGGTTCTGAATCTAGCCGTAAACGACTTCTCTGGTAATCTTCCACCGGGTCTGGGGAATTGTAGCTCATTGGAGAACCTCTATCTCGGCACGAATTATCTCACTGGTGGGTTGTCTGATGATATATATGGACTAAAGAGATTGAAGCGGTTGGGTGTTCAAGACAACAAGCTTTCTGGTCAGCTAAGCAGGGGAATCGGTAACCTTACTAACCTTCTTCGTTTGGATATATCCTCTAATGGCTTTACAGGAAGTATCCCAGATGATTTCTATGACCTCACAATGTTAGAGGATTTTGTCTCCcatacaaactatttcactggTCAGATACCACCGTCCTTGTCCAATTCATCCAGTCTCACTTTGCTTAATTTGAGGAACAATTCCTTGGAGGGTCCAATTAATCTTAATTGTCCAGAAATGGCTAGTTTGGCCTCTCTTGATTTAGGTTCTAATCGGTTCACTGGGCCTGTGCCTGCTAATCTTCCCTCTTGTCGACTTTTGAGCAACATAAATCTTGCCCGGAACAACTTCAGTGGCGAAATCCCAGAAAGCTTCAAGACATTTCAGAGTCTCTCTTACCTCTCACTCTCCAATTCCAGTCTCTCAAATCTTTCGTCTGCCCTTTCAATCCTACAGCAATGCAGGAACCTAACCGCTTTGGTCCTGACCCTGAACTTCCATGATGAGGAATTGCCGGCTGATCCTAATCTGCAATTTGAAAACCTTGAAGTTCTCATTATTGCAAATTGTAGACTCACTGGTTCAATTCCACAATGGTTGAGCAGTTGTACCAAATTGCGGTTGTTGGATTTATCATGGAACCGGTTGGGCAGAGCAATCCCAGAGTGGTTTGGCAACTTTCAATATCTCTTTTACTTGGACCTATCAAACAACTCATTTACTGGGGAAATTCCAAAAGACATAACAAGTTTAGAGAGTCTCATGTACGGGAATATCTCATTGGAGGAACCTTCCCCagatttcccttttttcttgAAGAGGAATGTGAGTGCAAGAGGATTGCAGTATAATCAAGTTTCGAGCTTTCCACCAACACTGGACCTAAGTCACAACAATCTTAGTGGAACACTCTGGCCAGAGTTTGGCAAACTGAAAAGGCTccatattttggatttgaaatttaATGATTTGTCTGGAAAAATTCCAAGCAATTTATCGGGGATGAGAAGCTTAGAGACTCTGGATTTGTCTCACAACAATCTTACAGGGATAATACCACCTGAATTGGAAAAACTCAGCTTTTTGTCCAAGTTTAACGTTGCGAGCAATCATCTAAGTGGGGAGATCCCTTCAGGAGGCCAGTTTCAAACATTCCCAAATTCAAGCTTTGAAGGTAATAACTTTTGTGGATCCTCTTGTCATCCATCAGTAGAGCAAGGAAGGCCTAGATTGTCACAAAATTCAGGAACAAACAGAGGACCTATCATTGGAATTGCTATTGGGGTTGTTTCTGGAACAACTTTCCTTTTTGTCCTTATGATCATGATTGTGTTGCGGGCAACTAGCCGAAGAGAGATTGATCCCGAGAGAGAGGATGCTGACACAAACGGTAAAGATTTGGATGACCTTGGGTCAAGATTAGTGGTTTTGTTCCAAAACATGGAGAATAATAAAGAGCTGTCCCTTGATGACCTTCTGAAATCTACCAACAATTTTGACCAAGCAAACATCATTGGCTGTGGGGGATTTGGTCTGGTTTACAGAGCCACCCTCCCTGATGGTCAGAAAGTTGCAATCAAACGTCTCTCTGGTGACTGTGGTCAGATGGACAGAGAATTTCGTGCTGAAGTCGAAGCCCTCTCAAGAGCTCAGCATCCAAATCTCGTACATCTTCAAGGGTATTGCATGTACAAAAATGACAGGCTCTTAATATACTCTTACATGGAAAACGGAAGCTTGGATTATTGGTTACATGAAAAACTTGATGGCCCATCCTCCCTAGATTGGGATACTAGGCTTCAAATTGCTCAAGGGGCAGCAAGGGGGCTTTCGTATTTGCACCAATCATGCGAGCCCCATATCCTTCACAGAGATATAAAGTCAAGTAACATTCTTTTAAATGGAAAATTTGAAGCCCACTTAGCCGATTTTGGTCTCGCAAGGCTTATACTCCCCTATGACACTCATGTCACCACTGATCTTGTAGGGACGCTAGGCTACATCCCTCCTGAATATGGACAAGCCTCTGTTGCAACTTACAAGGGAGATGTGTATAGTTTTGGGGTAGTTCTGCTGGAACTTCTGACTGGAAAAAGGCCCATGGACATGTGCAAGCCGAAAGGATCCCAGGATTTAATTTCTTGGGTATTTCAGATGAAGAAAGAGAATCGCCAGAATGAGGTTTTTGATCCATTCATTTATGATAAGCAGCATGATAGGGAGATGTTGTGGGTGCTTGAGATTGCATGCCTTTGCTTAAGTGGAAGCCCTAAGGTGAGGCCTTCAACCCAGCAGCTAGTTTTTTGGCTTGACAACATCAATATCAACATCTAG